The genomic region TTTTGCGGCCCGGGGGTATGAGATTGTTCCCTTCGGGGAGCCTGCCGATGTGGTGTTTATTAACACCTGCAGCGTTACGGAACGGGCCGAGCAGAAATGCCGCCGCGTCGTGCACCGGTCTGTCCGAAAATCTCCGAAAGCGAAAATTGTGGTGGCAGGCTGTTATCCACAGCTTCGGCCGGAGGTCATTGCCGACATTCCCGGAGTGGATCTGATTCTTGGAACCCAGAATAAATACGACGCCGTTTCACAGGTTGAAAATCTGTCGAAAGAAGCGCTGCCCAGAAGGAATGTTGCGCCCTTTTCAAAAAAGGAAGCCTTCCGCTATTTTGACGGCGGATATGTCGATCAACACACCCGGGCATTTCTGAAAATACAGGACGGCTGCGATTACCGCTGTTCCTATTGTTCAATTCCGTTTTCGCGGGGGCCTTCCCGCAGCGATCACCCCCAGGCTATTGTGGCTCGGGCGCAGGCACTGGCCGCGCAGGGGTTTAAAGAGCTGGTTTTAACGGGGGTTCATATTGGGATGTACGGAAAGGATTTGGATCGGGAAGAAAATTTGGTGCGTCTGCTCTGGCGTCTGTTGAAAATCGAGGGGTTGGAGCGTATCCGAATCAGCTCCTTGGATCCGCATGAGGTAACGGATGATTTAATCGATTTGGCAGCTTCAACGCCTCGAATTGCCCCGCATTTTCACATTGCGCTGCAAAGCGGGGATAATGAAATCCTCAGGCGCATGAAGCGGGCGTATCGGGTTGAAAAATTCCAATCGGTTACGGAAAAAATCCGTTCAAAAATTCCCCATGCCGGAATTGGCGTGGATGTCATTGTTGGTTTTCCGGGAGAAACGGAAGAAAAATTTCAGGCGACCCGTCAGGTTCTCTCTGAAAGTCCGGTCACGTTTTTTCATGTCTTTTCATACTCCCGAAGGGCCGGTACTCCGGCAGAGAAATTCCCCGATCAAATTCCAATGGCTGAAAAGAAGCGCCGTGTGGATGAACTCATTCAGTTGGGTGAAGAAAAGAAACGGGCGTTTGAGAAGGGGTTTCTTGGGAAAACTCTGCATGTTTTGGTTGAGAAGCGAAAAGGCGACCGGAACTGGCAGGGGGTGGCTGAGAATTACATCCGCGTATTTTTAACCCGGGCCGCAGCCGGGAATGAAATTCTTCCCGTTCGAATTACGGAAATCTCAGACGGGAAGGTGTTTGGAATTCCTCTGTTTGGTCTGCAGGAAAAGGACGACAGAAATTCCCATCCACCCAAAAAGGTCTTGATCTCCCACTATCCCAATCCCACATAAGCGTCCAAACAACCTTGCGAAGGTTTGGAGCCTTCGCAAGGTTTCGAATAGTGTTTCAAAAAATATTAATTCAGTTGTTGCATATTTCCTTAGATTTTCTTATTTTGTAAAAAATTTTTATTGCGTGATTTTGAGACCATTTAGAAACACCACCTAATCTGTAGAATGGTGTAAACCGGGAATTCATTAATCCTTCATTTCTGATCCAAAAAAAGGAGATTCCGTATGGCGAAGAGTGAGTTTAAACCTTATGTACCCATCGTAACGTCTCTGCGGGAATTTACCCCCAAGGCTTTGTTGCTTGGTGTGCTGCTGGCTGTTCTTTTGGGAGCCGCCAATGCCTATGTCGGCATGAAAGCCGGAATGACGGTTGCCGCTACGTTTCCTGCGGCGGTCATTGCCATTGCGGTGTTGCGGCCATTTAAGGGAAGCATTTTGGAAGAGAACATCGCGCGAACCACGGCCTCCGTTGGTGAAGCCCTCGTGGCCGGTGCCATTTTTACCATCCCGGCCTTTCTTTTGTCAGGCGTTTGGGATCACCTGCATTATTGGGCAAGCACGGCCATTATGTTTGTGGGAGGTACCCTCGGCGTCCTTTTTGTGGTGATTTTGAGGCGAACCCTTGTGGAGGAAGCGGATTTGCCTTTTCCTGAAAGCGTTGCCTGTGCCGAAATTGTGAAAGCGGGACAAAAGGGACAATCGGGAGCCTCGTACGTTTTTGGAGCCATGGGTATCGCTTCACTTCTGGAACTCTTTAAAAACAGTCGGGGGATTCAGATTTTTGTTGAAAATTTCAGTGGGTTTATTCATTTCAAACAATCGGTGATGCAGCTTTTTAACGGAAACGGCGGTAAAATCGGAAAAGCCATCACGTATGGCGGAGGGATTTTCTGGAAGTCCCCGGCAGCCTCCCCGGCACTGATTGGAGTGGGCTACATTATCGGCCCCCGATTGGCCAATATTACGTTTTCGGGCGGTGTTTTCGGATGGCTGCTGCTTATTCCGATGGCCACCTTTTTTAACACGAACCTGGCGTCAATGGTCGGGCACGGCGCAGGGCTGGGTGATTGGTACTCCATTGGGAATGCCGTGTGGTATTACCAGATTCGACCCATTGCTGTGGGCGCCATGCTGGTCGGTGCGTTCTACACGCTTTGGACGCTGCGGGATGCCCTGATTTCCGGGATTGGCAAGGGCCTGGCCGATGCCAAACTGGCCCGTCAGGGTGAAGGAGCCGATAAAAATCGCCTTGAAAAAGACTTGCCGTTTACCCAAATTATCATTGCCATTGTTGTCCTGGCAATTCCCATGATCATTATCTACGAACATTTTTCCGGAAACATTGGAAGCGCGCTTGTGGCGACTCTGGTTATGATTATCTTGGGATTCCTCTTTGCCGCGGTGGCGGGCTATCTGGTTGGAATTATCGGTAGTTCCAGCAATCCCATTTCGGGATTAACCCTTTCCACATTAATCATTGCGGCGCTGCTCATGGTGGCCCTTGGTGTAACGGGTCAGCACGGCGTGGCCGCTGTTTTGGGCGTAGCCGCTGTGGTATGCGTGATGGCCGGAATTGCCGGGGATATGATGCAGGATTTGAAAGTGGGACATATCCTGGGCGGTACTCCCTGGAAGATGGAGCTGGGTGAAATTATCGGCGTGATCGCGGCCTCACTCGTCATGGTTTGGCCCATTCAAATATTGAATGCTGCAACACCCGGCGGAATTGGGGGCGAACTCCTGCCAGCCCCGCAAGCCGGTTTGATGGCCCTGATGGCCCAGGGAATTGTGGGCGGGCACATGGCCTGGCCCCTGGTCATTGTGGGAATGATGTTTGCCGTGGGTCTGATTCTCATTAAATCTCCATCGCCCATGTTGATTGCCGTTGGAATGTACCTCCCGTTTCAGACGACGGCAGCCATCTGGATTGGCGGCCTGTTTAAATGGGCCCTGCAGGCCATTATGAAACGGAAAAAGTTTTCGGACGACCAGAAGGAGCTGACCGAAAATACGGGAATATTAATTGCTTCAGGTTTGGTGGCTGGAGAAGCCCTGACGGGTGTGATTCTGGCAGCCCTTTATCTGGCGCATGTGAATCTTCCCGTAATCAGCAAATCCCCGTGGATTGGGCTCCTCGTCTTTCCCATTTTATATTATATGATGATTTCAATTCCATTGCGGAGAATAAAACGTGCGGCGTAAAACGGATGAAACAGTTGAAGAAAAAAATCTACTGGATCTGATTCCGGTCCAAACCCGGGACTGGGAAGAAGCCGGGGAAGGAAAAATCAGGATTTTGGTTCCCCGATTTGGTAATCACTGGCTCGGGAGAAAACTGAAATCCACCATGAAAAATCCGAATTATTACGTGAATTTGGATGAGTTCGGCAGTTTTGTCTGGCGCTTTATCGACGGTAAGCACACGGTGTACGAAATTGGTATGATTCTTCGTGAACGCTATGGAGAGGCGGTTGAACCTGTGTTCGACCGCCTCGGTATTTTTTTTCAACAATTGTCTCGCGGAAAGTTTATTTCATGGAAAGATGAAACGGCGGGGAAGCCGTAATCTTTCTGCCAAAAAACTCACGAAAAGACGACTCAATTGAGTCCTTTTGTCATTTGCAAGGTTTGCTTGAAAAGACTCTTCTTAACAACACTTTTTTTCCTCGGGTTGGTTGGGATACCTGCCTTTTTACAGGCTCAAAACTACGCGACACTGACAGGTGCCGTGAAGGATTCAGCCAGCGGCGAACCGCTCATTGGCGTAAATGTGTTTCTGCAACACACCACCCGCGGCGCAGCAACCGACGTAAATGGTTTCTTTGTCATTCCGGCTATTCCTCCGGGAACCTATACGGTTGTTTTTCAATACATGGGCTACAAAAGTTTGAAGAAAAGAATGCGGTTTTCTCCCGGGGAAAGCAGAATTCTTCACATTAGCCTGCAGAAAACGGTTTTAAGGCTCGGCAGCGTCGAAGTTACCGCTGAAACACAGAAAGAATTCGATCGAACGGTGGAGCCGGGCGTTGTGACCCTTTCACCCCGGGAGCTTCAGAAAATGCCGGCGTTCATTGAGTCGGATATCTTCAGAAGCCTTCAAATGCTTCCTTCGGTCAAATCGTCAGGAGACTATAACGCAGCTCTTTATGTGCGGGGAAGCAATCCTTCCGAAAACCTGACGCTTCTGGACGGCATTACGGTTTACAACCCCTATCATCTTTTTGGGCTTTTTAGTACATTCAACACGGATGCGGTTAAAGAGGTAAATTTTATGGTCGGGGGATTCCCGGCTCGCTACGGCAACCGGAATTCTTCCGTGTTAAATGTGATCACAAAGGATGGCAACCGGAAGTCCTTCGATGCGGAAGGCGATGTGAGTCTCCTCAGCTCTAAAATTTTGATTGAGGGGCCGCTGCCACGCGGATCGTTTTCACTGGCCGGAAGACGAACCTATTTTGACCAGATTTTAAAACTCTTCCGGGTCAATTTCCCCTACTATTTTTACGATTTTCAGGGAAAGGTAAATGTGGATCTCTCCGAAAATCACACGCTCACATTTATGGGATTTTTTGGAAATGATGTCCTTCGCCCAAAAGTGGAGGAGGAAAATTCCAACGATCAATTCGATTTTCACTGGGGAAATCGGACGCTCGGAGTGCGCTGGCGGGGGATTCTTCGGCCGAACCTCTTGGTTGAATCGGTAGCGTCTGCCAGCCGATTTATTATCAGCCAGTACGCAAAATCGGAAGACGGCGAGGTGCGCGCCGAGAACAGCATCACGGATTTTACGCTCAAATCCCATGTAACCTATTTTTATGGGGACAGGCACCAATTTGAAACGGGGTTGGAGGCGACGGGATTAACCTTTCGTACGTTGGTAGCGGATGCTTTTAATCGCTTTGTGGACATCAAGATCGTGCCCCGCTATGCAGCCCTTTACTTTCAGGATGAATTCCACGCCGGAAAATGGACAGTGCAGTCCGGATTGCGTTTGAATGATTACACCCGGGGGAATCGCCTTGTTCTCGATCCCCGCCTCAGCATACGCTACCGCATGAACAACCTTTTTCAATTTAAATTTGCCACCGGGCAGTACACCCAGTTTTTAACCACGTTTGACCTGGAAGAACTCATTCACTTTCGGCTGTTTGATGTCTGGCTGCCCCTGGACAAGCACCAACTGCCCATTCAGTCGGATCACGTGGTCTTGGGAATGGAAACAAAGCTATGGCCCGAGGCAAAAATCTCGGTGGAGGGCTATTACAAACGGATGGAAAATCTGCTGTCTTTTTACCCGAGCAATGTGCAGAAGAATCGGGATCGGGACCGGCTTTTTTGGTCGGGTGAAGGGAGAAGCTATGGGGTGGAGCTTTTGGTGAAAAAGGATATCGGAACGTGGTTCGGATGGATTGGCTACAGCCTTTCTTTCGCGGACCGGCGTTTTCCCCAAATTGCCACGCAGAAAAATTGGTTTCCGGCCAGTTTCGATCGCCGGCACAGCGTCACGGCCTCACTGGCCTTTCCGTTTACCCGAAACATCCGGTTCGCGATGAACGTCGTTTTCAGCACGGGCAATCCCTTTACGGAGCCGATCGGTGTGGTCCCGATTATCCACGAAAGCGGGGATGTTTCCTATCATTGTTTGGTCGATCACAAGAACAATGCGCGCTACCCGTTGTACGATCGATTGGATGTTTCCCTGAAATGGGAATCGTCCCGTCGAAAGGGATTTCACATCCAACCCTATTTTCAAATTGTAAACGCTCTCAATCGGAAGAATGTTTTCTTTTATTACACCTCGTTTGAGGGATTGGGCATTCCCAAAGAACGCAAAGCCGTACAAGGGTTTCCAATTGTGCCGACGCTGGGGGTTCATTTTGAGTTTTAGTGAGATTGAAAAGCGTTCCATTTTATGTGATTAGGGACAAGGAACATGTGTTTATGAGAAGGATTTGGACAGATCGAAGAATTATCCTGCTTATTTTGATAGGACTGGCGGCGGGGATTGGCGGCAGCCAATGCAGTAAAAATCCCCAACTGCCGTCCATTCACTACAACCCCGAATTGGTTGTCTTTGGAATTTTGTCTCCGGGAAGCTACCAATTTAAGGGCGGAATTATTGAAAACAGCCTAAGCCGAAATTTTTTTGTGGTGCAGCGAACCTATCAGATGGATGAGAAACTGGTCTTTCAGAAATTGCCTTCCGTTGATATTTTCATCGATTCGGTCAAACTCTTTCCCGTTGGATATGCGAAGCGGGAATCGTACGATCCGAATGGTCCGTTCAGTACACGGATTGATTCTGTTCGTGTGTATTCATTTGATCAAAAGAAATTTCCAATCCATGAAGGGCAAACCTACACATTGCGGGTGAATGTGCCCGGGTTCACGTCCCTCCGGGCAATTACGCGGGTTCCGGATGCACCCGTTATCTATTCACCCAAAGATACGGTGTATCTTTCGGAAAAACAATTTGTTGTAAAATGGACGCCGGTGGAACCGGTGGGAGGCTATCGTTTCTCTGTCCTGGTGAAAGATATGTGGTCTGCTGAGGAGTGGCCCGTGATAGAAGATGAGGTCAGCCGCAACACACACCACTATGTCGTTGATCTGAAGCGAATTTGGCCATATGAAGGTCTTCGGAAAATCAGCATCGAAGTTCAGGCACTGGATGAAAATTATGCCGATTACATTTCGCTGCGAAACCTGATTTTTTCGAATTGCCTGACCAAAGAAAATTTTAATGTGGAAGGGGGATACGGACTTTTTGGCTCAATGGCCAGCGATAAAAAAACAATCATTCTCGAAGAGAAATAGATCCGCCGGAAGGAACGGTTCCTGTGAGAATATGCCGGAATTTTTTTCTTTCGGAAATGACGGTAATTCCAATACGAAATGCAGAATAATGGTAAAAAAATCTATTTCAGTTGCATTCTGATGAATTTTGTCATAAATTGAAATTTGTTTAATTCAAATTAAAGAAATTGCTAATTAGTTTAAGGAGATTTAAAATGCCTATTGGCCATGACCAGGTTGCATCTATTCACTATATTTTAAAAGATGAAGATGGAAATGTTCTGGATTCAACGGTAAACCGGGAGCCCTTTTCTTTTTTGGGCGGACACGAACAGATTTTGCCGAAGTTGGAAGAAGCCATCTCAACGATGTTAATTAATACGAAAAAGGAAATCACGCTTCAACCGGCCGAAGCCTACGGTGAGTATGTGGAAGAAGCCGTACAAAAAGCCAATCGGTCTGATTTTCCGGAAAATGTGGAATTGAAAGAAGGAATGGAATTTTACGCCTCTTCCCCTGACGGACAGAATATGCCGTTTACCATCCGAAGCATCGAGGGTGATGTGGTCACAATCGATTTTAATCATCCGCTGGCAGGCAAAACCTTGACATTTGAGGTGGAACTGGTGGACGTTCGGGATGCCACTCCTGAAGAGCTTTCGCACGGGCACGTGCACGGCCCCGAGGGACATGAACACGCGTAGAGCCGTCTTACTGAAAGATCGTTAATAGAAAAGCGGGATATGATAATTAGGGTCAAATTGATTTTGGCCCTTTTTTTATCTTCTAAAGATAACTTCTTTGCTGCCGGCGGCTCCGTATTTTAAACTTGCACTTTGGGAAGAAAAATACTAATTTAAATACCTGAGGAGACAGGGATGGACGAGAAATTATATCATTATCGGGCCCATGTCGTCAGTGTTTACGATGGGGATACGATTCATGTTGACATCGATCTGGGCCTCGGCATCTGGCAAAAAAATGAAAAAATCCGGCTGGCTCGAATCAATGCGCCTGAATTAAGGGGCGATGAGCGGCCTGCAGGGATTGAATCTCGCGATTTTCTCCGACGTTTTATTCTTCATCAATCTGTTCTTTTAGAGACCAAAAAAGACCGAAAGGGTAAATGGGGACGGTATATTGGGGAAATCTGGATCAAGACCGATGGTCAGTGGGTGAATGTGAATGACCGGATGGTTGAAAAGGGATTTGCGGTGTACATGAATTACTAAAATATCAGTAAAAAAATCTGTACTGAATGTGAGTGTGTTTATCAACCGAATTGAATTGCAGGAATGAAAATAAATGACGCTGAAAGGAGCTTGTTAAAATGATTCAAGGACATATCTTTAAAAAAATCGTTTGGACAGGAATTGTCGGATTAATGGGTTTTTCTCTTGTTTTTTTGGGATGCAGTAAAAAGGAAGAAGTACCCAAAACACAGGCACCCGTTGCGAACCCGCATGGCGCTATGAATAGTTCCGCCGGGATGATGGGAACTGCGCGTGTGGCCACCGATGACAATCCCTTGCCGTTAAAGAAAACGGGAATCAACAGTGTGCAGGAGATGAACAAGTATTTGGACCAGATCAAAAATAAAAAGCTGCGATCCCGGTTTGAACATGATTTTCGGCTGTGTTTTACGGAAAATAGAAATCTTCGCGATTACGAAACGGCCCGTGCGGATTTATTGACGTTCATTAAAAAAGAACCGAATTTTGCTCCGGCTTACCGCCTGCTGGGATACACCGAATTCAATCTGGGTTTCAATGTTAAAAAAGCGATGGCCTATTACAACAAGGCCCTCCAGATTGATCCGAATTACGGGGAAGTGCATTACGCACTGGCTTTTATGTACGTCATGTCGGATATGAACAAAGGGCTGATGCATTTTCGAAAAGCCATGGCACTGGGAATCCCCGATGAGCATCATTTGGGGCCCCAGTATTACGATATGCCGCATAAATAGGCAAGGGGTGAACAATTATATTTTGTACGAGGAATGCCAGTCACAACGACTGGCATTTTTCTATTCACATTTTACCGGATGTTGTGAAAGAATGAAATGGACGGCTGACAGGATTTCTGCCGGGTATTTTTATTCAAATCGTGCAAATTTTATGTGACGACTCCTAAAAAATGTTGATTTTTTGGGTGAATTTATTATTTTTATTACACATTATTCTTTTAATTTTTGGGTTGAGAAAGGGAGCCATAACTCTTCGTACAAGGATGTTGTTTGTAGAAAATGAACGGCTGTCTTAAAATGCTGTTTTTCCCTTTGCGTTGGGTTGGAAAAATCAGACATTGATATCGAAAATGGAGAAAATGACGAAAAAGTTTTACATAGAAACCTACGGATGCCAGATGAATAAGTACGACTCGGAAATTGTCGCTGGCATTCTTGCAAAAGAGGGCTACCTGCAGGTCTTCCGGCCTGAGGAAGCGGATATTTTGTTGGTTAACACATGCTCCGTTCGGGAACATGCGGAAAAACGGGCATTGGGCCGCGCCGATAATTTGGTTGTTTTCAAGCAAAAAAATCCGGAGGCCAAGATTGGGGTACTGGGTTGTATGGTTCAAAATCTGGGAACCCAAATTCTCGAGAACCATCCGGCCGTTGATTTTGTAGCCGCGCCCGATTCCTATCGCCGTTTGCCGGAGATTCTTCATAATCATGTGAAAGCCTCGGAAGGTGATTTTTCCGTTCGGGCCTTTCTGAACGAAAGCGGATCGGATGAAACCTATGATGATGTGTATCCGTCTCGTGTGGAGGGGCTCAGCGCATGGATTGCGGTTATGCGCGGATGCAACAACTTTTGTGCGTATTGCATTGTTCCGTATGTTCGGGGACAGGAGCGAAGCCGGCCGGCCAAACACGTAGTGGAAGAAGTGAAGAGGCTGGTAGACGAAGGTTTTGTAGAAGTCACCCTATTGGGCCAGAATGTGAATTCGTATGATGACGGGGAGAACGATTTTCCCGATCTTTTGAAACGGGTAGCAGAAATAGAGGGTATCAAACGCATTCGTTTTGCCACGTCGCACCCGAAAGACCTGTCGGAGAAGCTGGTTCGCACGATTGCAGACAATCCCAAAATCTGCAATCACATTCATTTGCCCGTTCAATCGGGATCAACGAAAATCCTTCAGGCCATGAATCGCGTGTACACCCGGGAGGACTATTTAAAGCGGGTCGATTTAATCCGCCGCTATCTGCCGGATGTGGGGTTAACGACAGATGTCATTGTGGGATTTCCGGGAGAGACAAAAAAGGATTTTGACCAGACCAAATCGCTTCTTCAATCGGTAGAATATGACGGCGCATTTATTTTTAAATATTCGCCCAGGCCTCACACGCCGGCCGCAAAGCTGAAAGAAACCCTCACTGAAGCGGAGAAAATCGAACGCCTTCAGGAGCTCAATGCCATTCAAAAAGAAATTACAAAAAAGCGAAACAGAGGCCACATCGGGGAAATCGCTGAAATTTTGGTTGAGGGTCCCAGCAAAAGATCCCTGAAAGATGCCATGGGACGTTTGGAAAACAATAAGATTGTGATTATTCCAAATACGCAACTCACGCCGGGGACTTTTAAAACCGTTCGCATTGTGGATGCAAAGGGTGTAACCCTTTTTGGGGAGCAGGTGTGATTTAAAAACGCTGTTGTGGTCTGTTTTTTAAAGAATCAATACAAAACAAGGAGAGTGTCCATGTGGCTCGTTAAATGGATTGTTGGCATATTTTTGGTACTTGCGATTCTTGGATTTGCCCTGCAGAATCAGCACCAGGTCGTACAAGTCTACGTCGCAAACTGGGTATCTCCGGAAGTTCCCCTCTATTTTGTGATTTACATTGCATTTGCGCTGGGTATGATTACTTCCATTCTTTTTGCCCTGGTTAAGATCTTTCAGCTCAATCAGGACAACCGGAAAATCAAAAAGGAACGAAACGAGTTGGAAGAGGAATTAAGAAAGCTGCGGAATCTGTCCATTAGCGACGAGACACCGGCGCTTCCTAATCCGACGTCAGAAACACCCAATGCTTCAAAGGAATCCTAAATCATGACAACTGAAATGTGGTATTTGGTAATTTTTGCGGCAATTGTTGTTATTCTTTTGTTGATTTATTCTCTTTGGCGGATGAAATCTTCCGCTGCAAAGAAGCGTCCTGTGATCGATCCGTACGTGCAGGGACTCAATGCGCTTGTGGAAGGCGATCTGGATCGGGCCGCTGATTATTTTAGAACGAGTGCTCAAAAAGACAGCGAAAATATTGATGCCTATTTAAAATTGGGGGATATCTTTCGAAAACAAGGATATCCGGATCGGGCCACAAAAATACACCGGGAGCTGCTGGTGCGGCGGAATCTGAATCCTTCCGTTCAGCTTCAG from Calditrichota bacterium harbors:
- a CDS encoding PqqD family protein; translation: MRRKTDETVEEKNLLDLIPVQTRDWEEAGEGKIRILVPRFGNHWLGRKLKSTMKNPNYYVNLDEFGSFVWRFIDGKHTVYEIGMILRERYGEAVEPVFDRLGIFFQQLSRGKFISWKDETAGKP
- the mtaB gene encoding tRNA (N(6)-L-threonylcarbamoyladenosine(37)-C(2))-methylthiotransferase MtaB encodes the protein MKKTVSFYTLGCKLNQAETAAIAADFAARGYEIVPFGEPADVVFINTCSVTERAEQKCRRVVHRSVRKSPKAKIVVAGCYPQLRPEVIADIPGVDLILGTQNKYDAVSQVENLSKEALPRRNVAPFSKKEAFRYFDGGYVDQHTRAFLKIQDGCDYRCSYCSIPFSRGPSRSDHPQAIVARAQALAAQGFKELVLTGVHIGMYGKDLDREENLVRLLWRLLKIEGLERIRISSLDPHEVTDDLIDLAASTPRIAPHFHIALQSGDNEILRRMKRAYRVEKFQSVTEKIRSKIPHAGIGVDVIVGFPGETEEKFQATRQVLSESPVTFFHVFSYSRRAGTPAEKFPDQIPMAEKKRRVDELIQLGEEKKRAFEKGFLGKTLHVLVEKRKGDRNWQGVAENYIRVFLTRAAAGNEILPVRITEISDGKVFGIPLFGLQEKDDRNSHPPKKVLISHYPNPT
- a CDS encoding TonB-dependent receptor, producing MKRLFLTTLFFLGLVGIPAFLQAQNYATLTGAVKDSASGEPLIGVNVFLQHTTRGAATDVNGFFVIPAIPPGTYTVVFQYMGYKSLKKRMRFSPGESRILHISLQKTVLRLGSVEVTAETQKEFDRTVEPGVVTLSPRELQKMPAFIESDIFRSLQMLPSVKSSGDYNAALYVRGSNPSENLTLLDGITVYNPYHLFGLFSTFNTDAVKEVNFMVGGFPARYGNRNSSVLNVITKDGNRKSFDAEGDVSLLSSKILIEGPLPRGSFSLAGRRTYFDQILKLFRVNFPYYFYDFQGKVNVDLSENHTLTFMGFFGNDVLRPKVEEENSNDQFDFHWGNRTLGVRWRGILRPNLLVESVASASRFIISQYAKSEDGEVRAENSITDFTLKSHVTYFYGDRHQFETGLEATGLTFRTLVADAFNRFVDIKIVPRYAALYFQDEFHAGKWTVQSGLRLNDYTRGNRLVLDPRLSIRYRMNNLFQFKFATGQYTQFLTTFDLEELIHFRLFDVWLPLDKHQLPIQSDHVVLGMETKLWPEAKISVEGYYKRMENLLSFYPSNVQKNRDRDRLFWSGEGRSYGVELLVKKDIGTWFGWIGYSLSFADRRFPQIATQKNWFPASFDRRHSVTASLAFPFTRNIRFAMNVVFSTGNPFTEPIGVVPIIHESGDVSYHCLVDHKNNARYPLYDRLDVSLKWESSRRKGFHIQPYFQIVNALNRKNVFFYYTSFEGLGIPKERKAVQGFPIVPTLGVHFEF
- a CDS encoding oligopeptide transporter, OPT family, translated to MAKSEFKPYVPIVTSLREFTPKALLLGVLLAVLLGAANAYVGMKAGMTVAATFPAAVIAIAVLRPFKGSILEENIARTTASVGEALVAGAIFTIPAFLLSGVWDHLHYWASTAIMFVGGTLGVLFVVILRRTLVEEADLPFPESVACAEIVKAGQKGQSGASYVFGAMGIASLLELFKNSRGIQIFVENFSGFIHFKQSVMQLFNGNGGKIGKAITYGGGIFWKSPAASPALIGVGYIIGPRLANITFSGGVFGWLLLIPMATFFNTNLASMVGHGAGLGDWYSIGNAVWYYQIRPIAVGAMLVGAFYTLWTLRDALISGIGKGLADAKLARQGEGADKNRLEKDLPFTQIIIAIVVLAIPMIIIYEHFSGNIGSALVATLVMIILGFLFAAVAGYLVGIIGSSSNPISGLTLSTLIIAALLMVALGVTGQHGVAAVLGVAAVVCVMAGIAGDMMQDLKVGHILGGTPWKMELGEIIGVIAASLVMVWPIQILNAATPGGIGGELLPAPQAGLMALMAQGIVGGHMAWPLVIVGMMFAVGLILIKSPSPMLIAVGMYLPFQTTAAIWIGGLFKWALQAIMKRKKFSDDQKELTENTGILIASGLVAGEALTGVILAALYLAHVNLPVISKSPWIGLLVFPILYYMMISIPLRRIKRAA
- a CDS encoding DUF4249 family protein, which encodes MRRIWTDRRIILLILIGLAAGIGGSQCSKNPQLPSIHYNPELVVFGILSPGSYQFKGGIIENSLSRNFFVVQRTYQMDEKLVFQKLPSVDIFIDSVKLFPVGYAKRESYDPNGPFSTRIDSVRVYSFDQKKFPIHEGQTYTLRVNVPGFTSLRAITRVPDAPVIYSPKDTVYLSEKQFVVKWTPVEPVGGYRFSVLVKDMWSAEEWPVIEDEVSRNTHHYVVDLKRIWPYEGLRKISIEVQALDENYADYISLRNLIFSNCLTKENFNVEGGYGLFGSMASDKKTIILEEK
- a CDS encoding nuclease, with protein sequence MDEKLYHYRAHVVSVYDGDTIHVDIDLGLGIWQKNEKIRLARINAPELRGDERPAGIESRDFLRRFILHQSVLLETKKDRKGKWGRYIGEIWIKTDGQWVNVNDRMVEKGFAVYMNY
- the miaB gene encoding tRNA (N6-isopentenyl adenosine(37)-C2)-methylthiotransferase MiaB, whose translation is MTKKFYIETYGCQMNKYDSEIVAGILAKEGYLQVFRPEEADILLVNTCSVREHAEKRALGRADNLVVFKQKNPEAKIGVLGCMVQNLGTQILENHPAVDFVAAPDSYRRLPEILHNHVKASEGDFSVRAFLNESGSDETYDDVYPSRVEGLSAWIAVMRGCNNFCAYCIVPYVRGQERSRPAKHVVEEVKRLVDEGFVEVTLLGQNVNSYDDGENDFPDLLKRVAEIEGIKRIRFATSHPKDLSEKLVRTIADNPKICNHIHLPVQSGSTKILQAMNRVYTREDYLKRVDLIRRYLPDVGLTTDVIVGFPGETKKDFDQTKSLLQSVEYDGAFIFKYSPRPHTPAAKLKETLTEAEKIERLQELNAIQKEITKKRNRGHIGEIAEILVEGPSKRSLKDAMGRLENNKIVIIPNTQLTPGTFKTVRIVDAKGVTLFGEQV
- a CDS encoding DUF1049 domain-containing protein codes for the protein MWLVKWIVGIFLVLAILGFALQNQHQVVQVYVANWVSPEVPLYFVIYIAFALGMITSILFALVKIFQLNQDNRKIKKERNELEEELRKLRNLSISDETPALPNPTSETPNASKES
- a CDS encoding peptidylprolyl isomerase, whose protein sequence is MPIGHDQVASIHYILKDEDGNVLDSTVNREPFSFLGGHEQILPKLEEAISTMLINTKKEITLQPAEAYGEYVEEAVQKANRSDFPENVELKEGMEFYASSPDGQNMPFTIRSIEGDVVTIDFNHPLAGKTLTFEVELVDVRDATPEELSHGHVHGPEGHEHA